In Iodobacter fluviatilis, one DNA window encodes the following:
- a CDS encoding STAS/SEC14 domain-containing protein, with protein sequence MISISHENDYIQTVVFGEFTLQDYREFEQAVLYQSEFHGPVALLFDLHEMLSYTLDMALEEIKFVREHGQIFQRVAVVSSDQWVTWSAWISRLFTDAEIGMFTESDDAKTWLMEETDLNGATPA encoded by the coding sequence ATGATTAGCATTTCACATGAAAATGATTATATTCAGACCGTGGTTTTTGGTGAATTTACCCTGCAGGATTATCGTGAATTTGAGCAGGCCGTTCTTTACCAGTCTGAATTTCACGGGCCAGTTGCTTTGTTATTTGATTTACATGAAATGCTGAGCTATACGCTTGACATGGCTTTGGAAGAAATTAAGTTTGTCCGCGAGCACGGGCAAATATTTCAACGGGTGGCGGTCGTGAGCTCTGATCAATGGGTAACGTGGTCAGCATGGATAAGCCGTCTGTTTACGGATGCAGAAATTGGCATGTTTACCGAAAGTGACGATGCTAAAACTTGGTTGATGGAAGAAACCGACCTCAATGGGGCGACTCCAGCCTGA
- a CDS encoding MFS transporter, with protein sequence MHQTNQFDLLKSRRFLPLFITQSLGAFNDNLFKNALLVMITFHGLSAAGLSANALVNAAAGIFILPFFLFSSFAGQLAEKYDKARVAQWVKLLEIAIMLAAGIGFWQKDAAILMGCLFMMGVHSALFGPLKYSILPQYLKDQELLGGNGLIEMGTFVAILLGQIAGTMIIQHQPHGESLIIWACLGVAILGWISSRSMPAAPAPVKDLKINWNVFAETWQIIKHVKANKTVFNSLLGISWFWFFGAVYLTQLPSLSKNILGGDAAVYTLLVALFSIGVGLGSVLCEQLSGRKIELGLVPFGSLGLSFFGIDLFFAIGQPSTTHYSLSEFVSLASHWRIMADIALMGVFGGLFIVPLYALVQMRTEKEFTSRAIAANNILNSLFMVVAAGISIALLSCNVSIRGLLLIVALMNIGVSIYIYTLIPEFMMRFLVWVMTHTLYRVRHQGLDNIPEKGPCVLVCNHVSFMDAMIIAGAIRRPVRFVMDHRIFKIPVLNFIFRTAGTIPIAPMREDPNMKEQAFNKVAEYLNDGEIICIFPEGKITHTGEINTFKPGIDEIIKRTPVPVVPIALQGLWGSFFSRKDGAAMMKMPRSIWAKIGFMVGEPVPAELASRQYLEQQVRTLRADWK encoded by the coding sequence ATGCACCAGACAAACCAGTTCGATCTTCTGAAGTCACGTCGTTTCCTGCCCCTCTTTATTACGCAATCCCTGGGCGCATTTAATGACAATTTATTTAAAAACGCCTTATTGGTGATGATCACATTTCATGGATTATCCGCAGCAGGGCTAAGCGCTAATGCGCTAGTCAATGCCGCTGCGGGTATTTTTATTCTGCCTTTCTTTCTATTCTCTTCATTTGCAGGGCAATTAGCAGAAAAATACGACAAAGCCCGTGTTGCACAATGGGTAAAGCTGCTTGAGATTGCCATTATGCTGGCCGCCGGCATTGGCTTCTGGCAAAAAGATGCGGCCATCCTGATGGGCTGCTTATTTATGATGGGCGTGCATTCAGCACTATTCGGCCCATTAAAATACTCCATATTGCCGCAATATTTAAAAGACCAAGAATTATTAGGCGGTAATGGCCTGATTGAAATGGGCACTTTTGTGGCTATTCTTTTGGGGCAAATTGCCGGCACCATGATTATTCAACACCAGCCACATGGTGAATCTTTAATTATCTGGGCCTGCCTTGGTGTCGCTATTTTAGGCTGGATCAGCAGCAGAAGCATGCCTGCAGCCCCCGCTCCTGTTAAAGACCTTAAAATCAACTGGAATGTATTTGCCGAAACATGGCAAATTATTAAACATGTCAAAGCGAATAAAACGGTATTTAACAGCTTATTAGGAATCTCATGGTTCTGGTTTTTTGGTGCGGTTTATTTAACTCAGCTTCCCAGCTTATCAAAAAATATTTTAGGCGGTGATGCAGCTGTTTATACCCTGCTAGTAGCCCTCTTTTCGATTGGCGTAGGTTTAGGCTCTGTGCTTTGCGAACAACTTTCTGGGCGAAAGATTGAGCTAGGCCTAGTACCATTTGGCTCTTTAGGGCTTTCATTCTTTGGCATTGACCTCTTTTTTGCTATTGGGCAACCCTCAACAACGCATTACTCATTATCAGAATTTGTCAGTCTGGCATCGCACTGGCGCATTATGGCCGACATCGCCCTGATGGGCGTATTTGGCGGTTTATTTATTGTGCCGCTTTATGCTCTGGTGCAAATGCGCACAGAAAAAGAATTCACATCACGGGCTATTGCCGCCAATAACATTCTGAATTCGCTATTTATGGTGGTGGCTGCAGGCATCAGCATTGCCCTGCTAAGCTGTAACGTATCCATACGCGGATTATTATTAATTGTTGCGCTGATGAATATCGGCGTATCCATTTATATCTACACACTGATTCCTGAATTTATGATGCGTTTTCTGGTGTGGGTCATGACTCACACGCTGTATCGCGTCCGGCATCAGGGCCTAGATAACATTCCAGAAAAAGGCCCGTGTGTATTGGTCTGCAATCATGTCAGCTTTATGGATGCCATGATTATTGCGGGGGCCATACGTCGCCCTGTGCGTTTTGTGATGGATCACCGCATTTTTAAAATCCCGGTACTTAATTTTATATTCCGCACCGCAGGCACCATTCCTATTGCCCCCATGCGTGAAGATCCAAACATGAAAGAGCAGGCTTTTAATAAAGTAGCTGAATACTTAAATGATGGTGAAATCATTTGTATTTTTCCTGAAGGAAAAATCACTCATACAGGTGAAATCAATACCTTCAAGCCCGGCATTGACGAGATTATTAAACGCACTCCAGTCCCCGTTGTGCCCATTGCATTACAAGGTTTATGGGGCAGCTTTTTCAGCCGCAAAGATGGCGCTGCGATGATGAAAATGCCACGTAGCATCTGGGCCAAAATTGGCTTTATGGTTGGCGAGCCCGTACCCGCGGAATTGGCAAGCCGCCAATATTTAGAACAACAAGTTAGAACATTACGCGCCGACTGGAAATAA
- a CDS encoding anhydro-N-acetylmuramic acid kinase: MNGQRLFIGLMTGTSLDGIDVALVDFSSKPPRLIAAQGTPLSDDLRSQLLNLQSPQPNELHLAQLAANAHSDACADAIHALLAQACFAASDIEAIGNHGQTIRHRPECGYTLQIGNHARLAEKTGISVVGDFRSRDVAAGGQGAPLVPAFHQALFASPQQKRALVNIGGIANISLLIPHQPACGFDTGPGNVLMDLWIHQHQGLRYDKDGAWAASGQVLPDLLEQFLQDPYFALKAPKSTGRDLFHRDWLKMNLSQRSDAPCDVQATLCALSARSIADTLRADEISTLYVCGGGAHNPTLMRMLALELPQTQIATTAALGVAPDWMETYAFAWLAKCCLDRQPANLPGVTGARGLRILGAIWPA; this comes from the coding sequence TTGAACGGGCAACGGCTATTTATAGGTTTAATGACAGGCACCAGTCTCGATGGCATTGATGTCGCTCTGGTCGATTTTTCCAGCAAGCCGCCCCGTTTGATTGCAGCCCAAGGCACGCCATTAAGCGATGATCTGCGCAGCCAGTTGCTTAATCTGCAATCCCCTCAACCCAACGAGCTGCACCTGGCTCAGCTGGCCGCCAATGCGCATTCCGATGCCTGCGCCGATGCCATTCATGCCTTGTTAGCGCAGGCGTGCTTTGCTGCCAGCGATATCGAAGCCATTGGCAATCACGGCCAGACCATCCGTCACCGGCCGGAATGCGGTTACACCCTGCAAATTGGCAACCACGCCCGCTTGGCTGAAAAAACCGGCATCAGCGTGGTGGGGGATTTCAGGTCTCGCGATGTGGCTGCGGGCGGGCAAGGTGCACCGCTGGTGCCCGCATTTCATCAAGCTCTGTTTGCCAGCCCTCAGCAAAAACGTGCTTTGGTCAATATCGGCGGGATCGCCAATATCTCACTACTCATCCCTCACCAGCCTGCATGCGGCTTTGACACAGGACCGGGCAATGTACTGATGGATTTATGGATTCACCAGCACCAAGGCCTGCGTTACGACAAAGACGGCGCATGGGCGGCCAGCGGGCAAGTCTTACCGGATTTACTTGAGCAATTTTTGCAAGACCCCTACTTTGCCCTCAAAGCACCCAAAAGCACAGGCAGGGATTTATTTCACCGGGACTGGCTGAAAATGAATCTGAGCCAGCGCAGCGATGCTCCCTGCGACGTACAAGCCACGCTCTGCGCCCTCAGCGCCCGCAGCATTGCCGATACGCTCCGGGCAGATGAGATCAGCACACTTTATGTATGTGGTGGCGGCGCACACAACCCAACGCTGATGCGTATGCTTGCCCTTGAGCTGCCACAAACCCAAATCGCCACCACAGCGGCACTGGGTGTTGCGCCAGACTGGATGGAAACCTACGCCTTTGCATGGCTGGCAAAGTGCTGCCTAGACCGACAACCAGCCAATCTTCCCGGTGTCACCGGCGCTCGAGGCTTACGCATACTCGGGGCGATTTGGCCTGCATAA
- a CDS encoding M23 family metallopeptidase: MPRMIQDFVKRISTRSASITPRFISRSWLIVLIPSCITLTAYGVAEFGPKEEIRLNTQTEPIATPPLSFAQNDSPIWHEDVIRAGDTLSAALNRLNVDDKDAAQFIKTDPIAKSLYELHTGRTLRAKTERSGALLELHYLNNKSQEIKITRQKDGFKASIDEATTQQHTVVKSGTINSSFYASTDQLNIPDDVTKQLIDIFSGQIDFHRGLQKGDRFSVVYESFTHDGIEIKTGKILAAEFSDKNKTLQALWYTPPGSTEGAYYTPDGHSLKQSFLKNPVEFSRISSGFKLRFHPVLKSWRQHKGIDFAASTGTKIMSTADGVISKITEDNSGYGKHIEINHDGKYSTLYAHMSAFTPGLRQGSKIKQGEVIGLVGATGRVTGPHLHYEFKINGQQVDPVALKLPTAKPIESRYLAHFQPIATQTRNQLAFLQRIEQARAE, encoded by the coding sequence ATGCCTCGAATGATTCAGGATTTTGTTAAAAGAATAAGTACCCGCTCTGCCAGCATTACGCCCCGCTTTATTTCCCGCAGTTGGCTGATTGTATTGATTCCTTCCTGCATTACCCTTACCGCCTATGGTGTGGCAGAGTTTGGGCCAAAGGAAGAAATCAGGCTGAATACCCAAACCGAGCCGATTGCAACACCGCCTTTATCATTCGCCCAGAATGACAGCCCCATCTGGCACGAAGACGTCATTCGCGCCGGCGACACCTTGTCTGCGGCGCTGAACCGGCTGAATGTGGACGACAAGGACGCCGCCCAATTTATCAAAACCGACCCTATCGCCAAATCGCTATATGAACTGCATACCGGGCGCACCCTGCGCGCTAAAACAGAGCGCTCTGGTGCCTTGCTTGAGCTGCATTATCTCAACAATAAAAGCCAGGAAATCAAAATCACCCGGCAGAAAGACGGCTTTAAAGCCAGTATTGATGAAGCCACTACCCAGCAGCACACGGTCGTTAAATCCGGCACGATTAATAGCTCGTTTTACGCCAGCACCGATCAGCTGAATATCCCTGACGATGTCACCAAGCAGTTAATCGATATTTTCTCTGGCCAAATTGATTTTCACCGTGGATTACAAAAAGGCGACCGTTTCAGCGTAGTCTATGAAAGCTTTACCCACGACGGCATTGAGATTAAAACAGGGAAAATCCTAGCCGCTGAATTCAGCGATAAAAACAAAACCCTGCAGGCACTCTGGTACACCCCGCCCGGCAGCACAGAAGGCGCGTATTACACACCGGATGGTCATAGTCTTAAGCAATCTTTCCTGAAAAATCCGGTTGAATTCTCCCGAATCAGCTCAGGCTTTAAGCTACGCTTTCATCCCGTGTTAAAATCATGGCGCCAACATAAAGGGATCGATTTTGCAGCGTCCACCGGCACCAAGATTATGTCCACTGCTGATGGGGTAATCAGCAAAATCACCGAGGACAATAGTGGCTACGGTAAGCATATTGAAATTAACCATGATGGCAAATACAGCACGCTGTATGCACATATGTCGGCATTTACTCCGGGCTTAAGGCAAGGCTCCAAGATCAAGCAAGGCGAAGTAATTGGCCTTGTAGGGGCCACAGGCCGCGTGACAGGCCCGCACCTGCATTACGAATTTAAAATAAACGGCCAGCAGGTTGACCCGGTCGCGCTGAAATTGCCCACCGCAAAACCCATTGAAAGCCGCTACTTAGCGCACTTTCAGCCCATCGCCACTCAAACGAGGAACCAGCTGGCTTTCTTGCAGAGAATTGAGCAGGCCCGGGCTGAATAA
- a CDS encoding DUF6999 family protein: MPKDDFLQAAHDPRDPNPWLAMYLDQSTPLPDHVKRAWLSELASPSRQYLLPFVRPLARLCMILIQILKVILPKHWSASKMLHRILVWGLKGFVSPEANWLILRHFHLGAQIIEFIERNAPVSVPLSSLRPLTIDDLTDELFLKHDLNLFNFIIRLNQALRNEDKTLEAVANIDFSMIGEPPLALTSMPQGRSNWIDVQTAIEIFTPVYQLFLTDNDFWRAANSLQMDETMGVYVATLLNTPQHLLLLNNKHPLVPLSTLHAGHRLVLHGLSTEMLHCLLSQMKHAQT, encoded by the coding sequence ATGCCTAAAGACGATTTCTTGCAAGCCGCCCACGACCCACGCGACCCTAATCCCTGGCTTGCCATGTATCTGGATCAAAGCACACCGTTACCCGATCATGTTAAACGTGCATGGCTAAGCGAGCTGGCATCGCCTTCCCGCCAGTATCTGCTGCCCTTTGTGCGACCACTGGCCCGGCTTTGCATGATTTTGATTCAGATTTTAAAAGTCATTCTGCCCAAGCACTGGTCTGCATCCAAAATGCTGCACCGCATACTGGTCTGGGGCTTAAAGGGCTTTGTGTCCCCCGAGGCCAACTGGCTGATCCTGCGGCACTTTCATTTAGGCGCGCAGATTATTGAATTTATCGAGCGCAATGCCCCCGTCAGCGTGCCGCTTTCATCGCTGCGACCACTGACGATCGATGATTTGACCGATGAATTATTTCTGAAACACGATTTAAACCTGTTCAACTTTATCATCCGGCTAAACCAAGCCTTGCGCAATGAAGACAAAACGCTCGAGGCCGTTGCAAATATCGATTTCAGCATGATCGGCGAGCCGCCACTGGCACTGACATCCATGCCACAGGGACGCTCAAACTGGATTGATGTACAAACAGCGATCGAAATATTCACACCGGTTTACCAGTTATTTCTTACAGATAACGACTTCTGGCGCGCGGCCAACTCGCTGCAAATGGATGAAACCATGGGTGTCTACGTCGCCACCCTGCTTAATACGCCGCAGCATTTATTACTGTTAAATAATAAACACCCGCTGGTTCCGCTCTCTACCTTACACGCAGGCCACCGGCTGGTATTGCATGGGCTATCAACTGAAATGCTGCATTGCCTGCTTAGCCAGATGAAGCACGCTCAAACCTGA
- a CDS encoding StlD/DarB family beta-ketosynthase has translation MPIQFEHVYLAAAGLHLPGPAVNNEEMDAYIAPINRISMRIKSRILAENGIQTRHYGIDAEGQTVENHAQMAATAVHQCLDRAQVSLDKVSLLAVGSSGGDALMPGFANMIQGELAAPPMQTVSCQGVCAAGVSAIEFAAQAIELGAHQQALAVAAEMPSRMFKKSRFAPRGYQSDFDAHFLRWMLSDGAGALLLSRQAKAGLNIKLKWIHQKSFSGDYPVCMQLGLTEDRSQSFLDFASSDEAEAAGAMSLRQDIRMLPQLFDVCIHEYVKLVNEGWIKSTDIDHFLCHYSSAKFMPVVEDLLAKAGLSIPPERWYSNLATRGNTGAASIFIMLADFLQTKPLKAGEKIFCFIPESGRISAAYMLFEVVKGETSSPAIAPAITTNSFEPNIPAPHQAENAPLALQPLLTQLASLWQDYRSQVWRSPVISQLVSQRFDVASYRDWTAAWVPQVREGSLWMREAAASLNGDFAPLASLIELHANDEQHDFEILYQDYQAAGGELPLTALKRNPGGEALNSYLHALAATPNPIGLLGAIYIIEGTGQRIVPALLPMLRQQVDLPPQAFKFLEYHGTNDEHHLARWLAAVEITLAIDPKAAHAILNTAKRCAQLYLMQFEHI, from the coding sequence GCCAGACCGTAGAAAACCACGCCCAGATGGCCGCTACCGCAGTGCATCAGTGTTTAGACAGAGCACAAGTATCACTCGATAAAGTGAGCTTACTGGCCGTAGGCTCATCAGGGGGGGACGCACTGATGCCGGGCTTTGCCAATATGATTCAGGGTGAGTTGGCCGCGCCGCCGATGCAAACCGTATCCTGCCAGGGCGTATGTGCAGCAGGCGTCAGCGCCATTGAATTTGCTGCGCAAGCCATCGAGCTTGGTGCTCATCAGCAAGCGCTAGCGGTGGCCGCCGAAATGCCATCACGCATGTTCAAAAAAAGCCGCTTTGCCCCGCGCGGCTATCAAAGCGATTTTGACGCACATTTCTTGCGCTGGATGCTATCCGATGGTGCAGGCGCGCTGCTACTCAGCCGCCAGGCCAAGGCAGGGCTGAATATCAAGCTGAAATGGATCCATCAAAAGAGCTTTTCTGGTGATTATCCCGTGTGTATGCAGCTGGGGCTGACGGAGGATCGCAGCCAGTCTTTTCTGGACTTTGCTTCTTCCGATGAAGCTGAAGCCGCAGGGGCGATGTCGCTGCGCCAGGATATCCGCATGCTGCCGCAGCTGTTTGATGTGTGTATCCATGAATACGTCAAACTGGTTAATGAAGGCTGGATTAAATCGACCGACATTGACCATTTTCTTTGCCATTACTCATCGGCCAAATTCATGCCGGTAGTGGAGGATTTACTCGCAAAAGCAGGCCTGAGCATCCCGCCCGAGCGCTGGTATAGCAATCTGGCAACGCGCGGCAATACCGGTGCGGCATCCATTTTTATTATGCTGGCCGATTTCTTACAAACCAAACCACTTAAAGCCGGTGAAAAGATTTTCTGCTTTATTCCGGAATCAGGACGAATCAGCGCGGCGTATATGCTATTTGAAGTGGTAAAGGGTGAAACCAGCAGCCCAGCGATTGCTCCAGCGATCACCACAAACTCCTTCGAGCCCAACATCCCTGCGCCACATCAAGCCGAGAATGCCCCGCTTGCGCTGCAACCGCTGCTCACTCAGCTCGCCAGCCTGTGGCAAGATTATCGCTCGCAAGTCTGGCGCAGCCCTGTGATTTCACAACTGGTGAGCCAGCGTTTTGATGTGGCAAGCTACCGCGACTGGACCGCCGCATGGGTGCCGCAAGTACGTGAAGGCAGCTTGTGGATGAGAGAAGCGGCAGCCTCCCTGAATGGTGATTTTGCCCCACTCGCCAGCCTGATTGAGCTGCACGCCAATGACGAACAACATGACTTTGAAATTCTCTACCAAGACTACCAAGCCGCCGGTGGCGAGCTGCCGCTGACCGCACTTAAACGTAACCCCGGTGGCGAAGCGCTCAACAGCTATCTGCATGCTCTCGCCGCAACCCCCAACCCAATCGGCCTATTGGGCGCAATTTATATCATCGAAGGCACCGGCCAGCGCATCGTGCCTGCGCTCCTGCCCATGCTACGCCAGCAAGTGGACCTGCCACCACAAGCATTTAAATTTTTGGAATACCATGGCACCAATGACGAACACCACTTGGCTCGCTGGCTGGCCGCAGTAGAAATCACCCTCGCCATCGATCCAAAAGCAGCTCACGCCATACTCAACACCGCCAAACGCTGCGCGCAGCTTTATTTAATGCAGTTTGAGCATATTTAG